CCCGCTCCGGGGGGTTCTGCTCGGTGTAACCGCCCCGCTCCGGGGGGTTCTGCTCGGTGTAACCGCCCCGCTCCAGGGGGGTTCTGCTCGGTGTAACCGCCCCGCTCCAGGGGGGTTCTGCTCGGTGTAACCGCCCCGCTCCGGGGGGTTCTGCTCGGTGTGTAACCGCCCCGCTCCGGGGGGTTCTGCTCGGTGTAACCGCCCCGCTCCGGGGGGTTCTGCTCGGTGTAACCGCCCCGCTCCGGGGGGTTCTGCTCGGTGTGTAATGGCCCCACTTTAAACTGGGCCTCCGCACTTAACTTTAGCTACATATTTTGGAGATTCCGAaaggtttatattttttaaatgatagatTAAGACCTTCAGAGGAGTgatgtgtataaatatatagaTGTATTAGTGTTTATATGACTGTGAATTGCAGAAGGCTTTGTGTCGCGTATATATGCAAGGCTCAGGCCCGACAGCGCTATCAGGCCGCCTGGCTGTCGGGGGGGGAGAGTGTTGGAGCAATATTTCCTGACCAGTGTTATTGTAGATAATccttctgctctgtgtgtgcttgtgtaattaTGAATTGAGCATGATCTTAGTTGTTTATTCTTTCTGTCTTctccaagagaaaaaaaaacttaatttaaTCCGCTttctgggtcatgtgaccccaCTGGGTCACGTGTCCAATCACAGGAGGCAGGAGGCGGGACCTTGCGGTTGTGAGTGAGGTCTCTCCCGGACGCactcaggtgtgtgggtgttggtTTGATAGGCGGCAGGTGGCTTTTAGTTTCGTGATCAGAATGCACTGCCCCCTGAACGCTGTCATGTTTAATCAGCGAGTGTACCTACACCTCCCTGCCTCTGCTTTATGCCCTGATACATATACTAATGGcctgggatgtgtgtgtgtgtgtgtacctgtgtgtgtatgtgtgtgtgtgtgtgtatgtgcatgtgcatatacctgtgtgtgagtgtacatgtgtgtgtctgtgtgtgtgtgtgtgtatgtgcatgtgcatatacctgtgtgtgagtgtacatgtgtgtgtctgtgtgtgtgtgtgtgtgtatgtgtgtgtgtgtgtgtatgtgcatgtgcatatacctgtgtgtgagtgtacatgtgtgtgtgtacatgcatgggtttgtgtgtgtgcctgtgagtgtgtgtgtgtgtgtgtgtgtaagagagtatgtgtgtatgtgcctgtgtgtgtatgaacctgtgtgtgattgggtggatgtgtgtgtgtgtgtgtgtgtgtgtgtacatgtgtgagggtgtgtatgtgtatttgcatgtgcatttgtgtatatgtgtgtgtgtgtgtgtgtgtgtgtgtgtgtgtgtgtgtacatgggtgtgtatgtgtttttgcatgtgcatttgtgtatttgtgtgtgtgtgtgtgtgtgtacatgggtgtgtatgtgtttttgcgtgtgtgtgtgtgtgtgtgtgtacatgggtgtgtatgtgtatttgcatgtgcatttgtgtatatgtgtgtgtgtgtttgtgtgtgtgtgtgtacatgggtgtgtatgtgtttttgcatgtgcatttgtgtttgtgtgtgtgtgtgtgtgtgtgtttgtgtgtgagagtgtgtgtgtgtgtgtgtgtgtgtttgtgtgtgtgtgtgagagtgtgtgtgtgtgtgtgtgtgagtgtgtgtgtgtgtatacaggtgcCTGAGCGAAAGGTGTGTTGGTACCTGTGGCAGGTAAATGTTGTCCTGCTGTTTCAGAGTTTTCGCCCACTTGACTCAGGAACGCAGAAGAGTTCATAGACGCCCtgctttgtgtctgtgagccaAGTTTACTCCTAAAGAGAACGACAGCCATAAGTATTTACCTTTATATTCACATTATTTAAGTAAGGGTTTAAATAAAGCAGACCCGTGACTGTGTTGTTAGTGAAGGTTTGGCATagcacagcagtgtgagatgtgtgtgtagcGTGCACTGTGCTAATGTACTGCAGGGCATTGAACAGTGAAGTGTCTCCCACCTATAAACACCTTTTATCACTCAGCTATTGTTTTATCACAGGTTTCAGTGTTAGACatttaaccctaacccttcatCAAGCTTCCACTCTGTAAGTTTACTTTCATTACatctaaatatttaaaagttCCTTTCAATTACTTTTTAATACAGGTTTCACGACAGAGCATTGTGCAATATGagatcatgtaaatgatcataaacatttatacataaacattttaaaaaatacatatatatgcaGGGAAGTTCCATGTCTTGGAAGATCAGGTAGTTATACTGAGTTTCACTTTGTTTCTCCTAGACTTGTTTGGTCCTCTAGATAAAAGAGTGGAAATAGCCATTATTGGAGATGCGCACAGTCATTTGCATCACGTGCAGTAGGTATTAACGCCGGTGAAATGGTGTCGGATGGGTTTCCTCACTTGCAGCTttacattcaaacatttttttaaggtTTCTCTCTAAACTGACAGTATCGTGGCATACTGCTTCACCAGAAAAATATACACAGTTAATATCTACTGTAATGTGCAATATGTCCATTATGATGAATCTACTGAATCAGATGATACCTATTTTTGTATAAACTACCCGTGTTACAAAGATGTTTTGGTGGGAATTTGGGAAGGGGGTGCTGTTTTGAAGGGTGGGGTGTAATTCGGAGAAAACATGATTTCTGTTAGATCTGTACATACAGAAAACCACAGTGTTGTGACAACCCTTTTCAGAGTCTTTGTGGTTCTTTAAGAAGTAATCTGACCCAACTTTACTGTGTGTAAATAATCCTTTGAAATGCTGAGTATTTATAATGTGTACAAAAAGGGGAACCATGTATAGACTGTGATTGTCTGCCTTGTGTTTTAtgatgtaaatgtgtttttaaaaattaaaaattaaaaaaatacatgtgaCTTTGAAAAGCCCAatcactgctattattttgtgtattttgcatTAGACAAATCCTAACTGGAGCTAAAGCTTGtttgaaaattaagaaaattaaaaCCTTTGTACAGTTGTTCTGAAAGTGCTTTCTGTATATATTGTGTTGGCATGattacactgtgctgtggattttagatgtaaatacactttttttcccccatactCAACCACTGTTGCGTGGAATTCATTAATAATGCTAAACATTAAAGATAACATTGCATCAGTTGTCGTCTGCCtcctttattgtgtttattgcactcaatgttgttgtttttttactgaaCAAACACTAGAGTTTGAACATGAATTGTAATTTGAATTGTGTACTGGTCACTGGAGACAGAGAAGCCAGGTGAATTGGATGGAgccaaaaatgttgaaaaactgaCTACCACAAGTTTCTGGGGACAAATTCTTAATCCCAAGTGATTTTATGACTTCGTATTTTTAACGAACACTTCCATATGCAAATAAGCTAGGCGTCACtgtttatgtaaatatatatgtgATGTAAATGTCAGCTGCCTGTAATAACGAATGAAGTGAAATTTCAAACGAAGCTACCGACAAGGTTATATAATAATCTTTTATTAAATATGTGTAACCAATGGGATTTCGCCAACTCGACTATGGCCCCGGAAAAAAAGCCTAATCACCAATCAGAGGAAAGCTCGTGGAAGAACGCAGAGAACAAGCCAATCGCTTCAGAAAGTGTGGCAGCGCGTACTCGCAGGAGCCAATGGGGTTGTTCATAAGGGCGGTTCTTCTGCCCTGTCGAGGAAGCGAAGTGTTGAATGAGATCACTGCGTTTTCGGAAGGAGCCTGCGAGAGCCGAACGGCCAAAAAACCAAGTACAACTTATCGTCAAGAAGAGCAAGCACATGCCGTATTTTTCCGGATTTGTGTGaaatattcaaaaatatattttggacgTGAAATGTTGTGTTTAAGTGGTCTTTCGGTGGCGATCGCCTTTGTATTTACACCCAGTATCGTCAACGGAGCTTTGAAGGATGGAGAATGCGAAGGTGAGCGTTTTCTACGACATGGAGTTtggaaaaaatactttataATTCAAGTTTGATCTGAATAAGATTTATCACAATGTCGCTAACGCGAGCGAGAGAAATATCGATGAGTAGTGTATGACATTAAAAGCGTTCACTTTTTACCTGGTAAGCTAGCAAAACTAATGTTAAATTTACCTGGTGGAATGCGAATGGACATTACCGTTCGCTATCTTTAGCTCGTATAGGTGGGTACTGGCTAGTTAAATGACATGTTACTAAGAAACGTTAGCACAGACCTACATCAATGCTTGATTACACAATAGCAAGATGTAGTGTTTTTGCTAGATAGCATAGATGGCAATCTGAATATTGCGTGAGCCAGTCACTCGCTAACAGTCTATGGCTGGAAAGTTTACTTATTTGATATTTAAGTGATGACCTAGATTTGGAGAAGTAGAATTGTATTTACAGACTGgtataaaacaacatattttacatgGCTGATTGAGAGTTTTCACGCGATCTTGGCTAGCACGTGAATTTGTTTCGCCTTCGCTCTGTTAAAGAAGCGTTAATACTGACTTGCACTGGTCGAGGAATCTTTCAAAAGGCAAGAAAAACCCAGTCCTGAATTTGTTCCTTGTGTGCTTTGCCCCTAAAGTAGCTCGCTAACTTCAATGGATAGCTGCTGGTGTTCTCTATTATCTTCTATTATCTGGGATCACGTTCAACAACAAAAATCCTAGCTAACCGTGGCCATTTTTAGATAAGGCAACACTGAACCTAGATCGGCCTCCTCGGAACGTGAGTGCAACTTCTACACACCACCTTCCGTTCCCTAGCTACAGTTTATCTCTGCGTTCCTCGGACATTGCTTCTTCCGGGTCACAGTCTGTATTAGCCCCACATTCTGTTAAAGCAGGGTGTTTATCGGTATTTACCACAGGCGCTAAAGCAACTGTGGTAGTTAATTGTATGGACGGTGTTTGCCACGCATATTAATGATTCTGCTAACGCCTTGTCTGTTTTGTCCTCGTAGTGTGCGTCACGTTCCTGGGGAGGTTCTACCAGTCCCTGAAAGACAATGATGTGAAGTTCACCAGCCAGGACATCGAGAAGGCCCTGGTCAAAGCCTGCAAGGACACCAAGGGGAAAGAGAACCGGCTGGTGCGTGCTGGAAACGGGCtgatctatttatttatattttccttAACCCTCCTATCTGTACCCAATTAATCTCCACTTCTCTTATCAGTGTTACTACATTGGAGCAACTAGTGACGCCGCCACCAAAATTGTGAATGAGGTTTCGATCCCTCTGAGTTCACACATCCCCGTGGTCAAGATCTgcgagaaactgaagaagaaggACGGCCAGATATGTGAACTAAAATACGGTATGCTGCGCAAtgacgtttgtgtgtgtgtgagacgtgtgtgtgtgtgtgtgtgagacgtgtgtgtgtgtgtgtgagacgtgtgtgtgtgtgtgtgagacgtgtgtgtgtgtgtgtgtgtgtgtgtgtgtgtgtgtgtgtgtgtgtgtgtgtgtgtgtgagacgtgtgagacgtgtgtgtgtgtgagacgtgtgtgtgtgagacgtgtgtgtgtgagacgtgtgtgtgtgagacgtgtgtgtgacgcgtgtgtgtgtgagacgcgtgtgtgtgagacgcgtgtgtgtgtgagacgcgtgtgtgtgtgagacgcgtgtgtgtgtgagacgcgtgtgtgtgtgtgagacgcgtgtgtgtgtgtgagacgcgtgtgtgtgtgtgtgtgtgtgtgtgtgtgtgtgtgtgtgcgtgtgtgcgtgtgagagacgcatgtgtgtgagacgcGCGTGGAGCATTCTGGAGTTCGCTGATATGACTACTTGTGATTGGGTACCAGTGTGTGGATGCACGTGTTCTATCTCAGCTGTGGCTTAATTTAACGAGACGCCTTCGTTATGAGAGCAGATGCATGTTTTTAGGGCTGAACTGGGCTCTGGTTAAACACAAGAGAGAAGCAGTGAGCAAAATGGCCGGTCTTATAGAAAGCGTAGCACTATGGGTCTGATggatgtcccccccccccccccgcagacaAGCAGGTGGACCTGAGCACGGTGGACGTGAAGAAGCTGAAGGTGAAGGAGCTGAAGAAGATTCTGGAAGAGTGGGGCGAGTCGTGCAAGGGCTGTGTGGAGAAGTCCGACTTCATCCGCAAGATCAACGAGCTGATGCCCAAATACGCCCCTTCTGCTGCCAAGGCACGCACCGACCTCTGACGGACAGGCCTCTGAGCCAATGGGGACGGGCCTTCCTGCCTGGGGGCGCGGCCCGTTGAGACTGCCCTGCGGACCACCTGAAAGACTGTATTGTACATGACTTTAGTTTCTTGTTAAGGGAtaggatttgttttttttgtttttttataacttatgaaaaaaaaaaaattgtatcttctattaaaaacaggaaaaatgcaCAACTGTTGTATTCGATTGGACAGAGCTGGTGTTTCTCTACTGcgtacattttaaacaaatgtgCGACCCCTTTCCTGTATATGAAAAAGtacagttctttttttaataaaaggaGTGATGGGACCGGAGTTTGTGTGGAGTGCGACAGGGTGACTTGTGTGGAgaaacacaggaagtgatgtaacgATGATGCAGCTGCGGGAAGACATGACTACAAGAGCCATTAGGATTAAAGACACTAGTCATTACCATTATGGTTCATTAGctgtatccaaagtgacttacagttgattagactatgcaggagacaatccccctggagcaatgtggggttaaggctcttatcgtggcaacagctacttagccactaggctacaggctgtcccagtcatgtaccttagccgctaggctacaggctgccccagtcatgtaccttagccactaggctacaggctgccccagtcatgtaccttagccactaggctacaggccgcccctgttgTTGCACAaccttctctgtgtgtgagcaggtggtGCCctgacaatccccctggagcaatgtggggttaaggctcttatcgtggcaacagctacttagccactaggctacaggccgtcccagtcatgtaccttagccgctaggctacaggccgccccagtcatgtactttagccactgggctacaggctgcccctgttgTTGCACAaccttctctgtgtgtgagcaggtggtGCCCTGAGATGGGTGTGGCTTCACTCGGAGCAGAATGAAtgtttgagtgacagctgcTAGCCGTTACGCTGATGTTTATGTAGCAGGTGCTGAGTTCACAGTGAGGTGCAGTAGAGCGTTCTCCGGCCTTTAAAGCACAGGCCTACGTCACTACTGATTCAGGCTGCACCCCCGACACACCCGCCAAACAGGAGCTAACACACCTCAAAACCTGTCGTAAAACACTGCACACCGCTGGGAGAAAACATATCATTCAACACAGAAACTGTAGCAAAATGTAGCACAATgttttcagattgaacatgAGCCCCAGGTGCTTTTATTTTCAGGGCTGGgattaaaatgctaaaattcCCCTGTGTATCGTCGCTGCTCAGCGACTGACTGAGACTGGTACAGAGACACATGCAGTGAGGAAAAGGCTGTGAGGGCAGAACGGGACAGTGTGGCTACGCCTGGTTTTACTGATCAGGGTCCTCGGCACAGGCTCAGCGGTTGATCAGCAGAATCGGGTGTAACTCCTGGAGTCGGGTGGGGGATCTGTGCACCGTGATTCCCTGTAAGGGAGAAGGGTTGGTGTGTaaatacattacaggcatttagcagactcttatccagagcgatgtacaatgaagtgcaaatcaaatggagggacaagtgcgttgaggaccccagaggaaagtacagttctgagtcctagagTAATCACacagatacaacttgaacccttgaagagtacatcaacttaccaactagcataccacagctggcagctagaatacccccgAGTACTACAATagctatacataagtgccattaaaATCTATGGCATGCGCAGgtcataacaggcagccagtggaggttgctgagcaggggggtgacatgtgaatgtctggggacattgaataccagacgggctgcagcattctggatcagttgtaggggtctgatggcagatgctggaaggccagccagcagagaattgcaatagtccaggcgggacaggaccattgcttgaacaaggagctgagtggagtaggtggtgaggaagggtcaGGATGTTGTAAATAACAGCAATCATCAAATTTGGATGTCagatccaaatctggccctggttttcgtTTCTCCCAGGGAATTTGCTGAACAGTGTGTGCTACTGAttagccagactgtcttcacacctgactcacacctgactcccagttaaagggagggtgggacaGCAGCAGTTCTCTGACCTGGAGGACCGTGATTGGATGATCCCTAGTCAGGTGTGTACGAAGCCAGCATGGTGCTGGTGCTGATCACAACTCTGACACATCGGAGAacagaataaatgaaatgataacGTATGTCTGAAAGACTTCCAGTAATGAAGCAGTATTGATGATGTACATTTGTGCTCTTTAAAAGGCAGTTTGGGTTTTGGAATCTGTGTGCTCCATAGTGGTTCATTATCCAAATTACGCTGGAAATCTGTGCCGTCCTCCTACAGAACAGTTGGCAAGCTGAGGTTTTGGTCTTGTGGGTGGAAATGTTTTGCCAGGATCCATTATTCATAGGAAATTCTTTTAATAGTGCAGCCAGTTAGTTGTTAGAACAGTCATATACAAGAATGTAATTTATGAATCTTGGGTGTCCATGTCAAAATATACATCAAATGATATTAACTCAGGCTTTTATGTTATCAAAACATCTCTATATGAATAATCGAGAATCATATTGCacactgggttttttttggttgtgtgCCTAAACATAAAGGAGTgaatatgaattaataaataatatcatCTTCTGTGTGACTCAGACAAAAATTGCTCCCGGGAGAGTAATGCAgtgtgaaacattttttaaagtatgGTCCAAAATTGTATAATCTCGCCAGGGTAAAGTCATAGTTTTGAACGGGCTTCAATGGGGAAATCTGCCTTTTGACACCTGCGGCTTTATAAACTGCAATATCTCCGTTAACCACTGGAGTCTGCGAGCTTCTGGAGAATACCAACCCCTAGAATCGATATGGAAGCACTGCCGACAGCTTCCGTTTCCTCGTGCCATTGGTttctatgggagctgctcaatagCGCGTGAAGCCACTTcatggaggcggccatgtttgacGGTGGGGATTTTTCTGGAACTAGAGCATGCACACTGGGTATATCGACGTGAAAACAACCTTATATCTTCTTCTGTAGGCCCAGAAAATGATCAGTTcctggagagtaattagttcaATGTAAAGAAATTATGTCCAAAATGGTATCATTTCGCCAGGGT
Above is a genomic segment from Conger conger chromosome 10, fConCon1.1, whole genome shotgun sequence containing:
- the LOC133139104 gene encoding mesencephalic astrocyte-derived neurotrophic factor-like translates to MLCLSGLSVAIAFVFTPSIVNGALKDGECEVCVTFLGRFYQSLKDNDVKFTSQDIEKALVKACKDTKGKENRLCYYIGATSDAATKIVNEVSIPLSSHIPVVKICEKLKKKDGQICELKYDKQVDLSTVDVKKLKVKELKKILEEWGESCKGCVEKSDFIRKINELMPKYAPSAAKARTDL